Proteins encoded together in one Xiphophorus maculatus strain JP 163 A chromosome 13, X_maculatus-5.0-male, whole genome shotgun sequence window:
- the LOC111610458 gene encoding gastrula zinc finger protein XlCGF57.1-like encodes SVFDAHMRTHTGEKPFTCVNCGKCFSHKQHLTKHMMIHTGEKPFSCVNCGKSFCQKPGLTRHMRIHTGEKLFSCVTCGKSFGYKLALTQHMMIHTGEKPFSCVTCGKSFIRKQDLTQHMRIHTGEKPFSCGNCGKSFCQKQHLIQHMMIHTGEKPFSCVTCGQRFSRKQDFTQHMMIHTGEMLFSCVTCGKSFIRKHDLTKHMMIHTGEKPFSCVNCGKSFSQKQALTQHMMIHTGEKPFSCVNCGKCFCQKQALTQHMMIHTGEKPFSCVNCGKSFRQKPGLTQHMMIHTGEKLFSCVNCGKSFGYKLALTRHMMIHTGEKPFSCVNCGKSFRQKPGLTQHMMIHTGEKLFSCVNCGKSFGYKLALTRHMMIHTGEKPFSCVTCGKSFIRKQDLTQHTMIHTGEKPFSCGNCGKSFCQKQNLIRHMRIHTGEK; translated from the coding sequence tctgtttttgatgctcacatgagaactcatacgggtgaaaagccgtttacatgtgtgaattgtggtaaatgttttagtcacaaacagcatttaactaagcacatgatgattcacactggtgaaaagccgttttcatgtgttaactgtggaaaaagctttTGTCAAAAACCGggtttaactcggcacatgaggattcacactggtgaaaagctgttttcatgtgtgacctgtggaaaaagttttggttataaactggctttaactcagcacatgatgattcacactggtgaaaagccgttttcatgtgtgacctgtggaaaaagttttattcgaaaacaggatttaactcagcacatgagaattcacactggtgaaaagccattttcatgtggaaattgtggaaaaagtttttgtcaaaaacaacatttaattcagcacatgatgattcacacaggtgaaaagccgttttcatgtgtgacctgtggacaGAGATTTAgtcgaaaacaggattttactcagcacatgatgattcacactggtgaaatgctgttttcatgtgtgacctgtggaaaaagttttattcgaaaacatgatttaactaagcatatgatgattcacactggtgaaaagccgttttcatgtgttaactgtggaaaaagttttagtcaaaaacaggctttaactcagcacatgatgattcacacaggtgaaaagccgttttcatgtgtgaattgtggaaaatgtttttgtcaaaaacaggctttaactcagcacatgatgattcacacaggtgaaaagccgttttcatgtgtgaactgtggaaaaagctttCGTCAAAAACCGggtttaactcagcacatgatgattcacactggtgaaaagctgttttcatgtgtgaactgtggaaaaagttttggttataaactggctttaactcggcacatgatgattcatactggtgaaaagccgttttcatgtgtgaattgtggaaaaagcTTTCGTCAAAAACCGggtttaactcagcacatgatgattcacactggtgaaaagctgttttcatgtgtgaactgtggaaaaagttttggttataaactggctttaactcggcacatgatgattcatactggtgaaaagccgttttcatgtgtgacctgtggaaaaagttttattcgaaaacaggatttaactcagcacacgatgattcacactggtgaaaagccgttttcatgtggaaattgtggaaaaagtttttgtcaaaaacaaaatttaattcggcacatgaggattcacactggtgaaaag